One Hippoglossus stenolepis isolate QCI-W04-F060 chromosome 6, HSTE1.2, whole genome shotgun sequence genomic window, TTGCtgattgaatgtttttttacatactTAGTAGACACTTGTGCATTTTGATcacatgaaacatttgtttagGCGACCCCACCGGGTCAAATTAAGACAGTGACAGTAATGTGGCAAACATAAAGATAATAGTTCTTACAGTAGAGTTACACTTAAcagcagaagcagaggaaagaagacaTTAAATGTAGCACTGGTGGGTAAATGTAAGCGAGGAATGTTCATCTATTTAAGGTCATTTTGGAAATTGAATTGCTGTGAATGATTTAAAAGGCACATTCCTAGCATGGCCTGAAAGGTTTTAACCAGTAGAAACACTCTTCAGCGAGACACCACTCTGCTGGGATAAGAGTGAGCAAATGAAAGCTCGGTAGGAAATGAGGAAAGTTATAGTCTCTGCCTTTTGACTAAAAGTGTGCAACATGACACCAATTCTGTCTTTCATGGCCAAGACTGATGCTGAGACCCTGATTCTCTCTCTTGTTTGATCTAGCTTTGAGTACTACACTTTGTTTTCAGGCCTCATGCTTGTAGTGCAGTACAAGCATTCAAGTTTAATTCCTACCTGAGGTCTCTGCTCTGAGAAAACAGGACCATTACTTCCTGACTGCAGGGTATTTGTCTTCAATTCTAGGtgcaaatttataaaaatgttttagaaaatacatttcaaatatttcaaggttttgataaaactttatttaaaatgtgctgtGAGAGGACACAAGAAGGAAAAGTGAACaaagcagaataaaaatgtataaagagtGCAAGTTGATTGAGGGCTAATAATGGAGAAGTCAATTTTAGCTACACCTGCTTGCTGACTGAGAGGAAAACTCCCAATTTAATGTTCAAACATCAAAGCCATGTAAAAtatttcaagattcaagatttgTATCATTACtagtgaataataataacaatgaataaCAATatttgtgcaaacaaacaactgtGACTAGGTTATCATATTCCTGCAAACAAAATGCTGACATTCATGGTATTAGTCCACTTCCTCAATAGTGGGAACCCTGAGCGTTGCCTCCTGCATGGCCGCTGCTGCCTCCTGGTGGTGCTGCCGCTCCTGGTACAGCTTTGTCACAATGGGCTTGCAGACCTTCTCTAGTTCTTTCTGCTGGTGCTCATACTCGTCCTTCTCTGCCAGCTGGTTGTTCTCCAGCCAGGAAATTGTCTGGTTGCACTTGTCAATGACAACTTTTTATCCTCCTCCTGAATCTTTCCTTTCATACTGTCATCCTCGACACTGCTCTTCATGTTGTAAACGCATCGACTCCAGTGAGTTCCTTGATGAAATCGTGTCCCTCTTCTGGCCGTCATCAGCCTTGTACTTCTCAGCATCCTGTACCATTTGCTCAATCTCCTGTTTGCTGAGCGGCCCTTGTCATTGGTGATggtgattttgttttccttggTGCTTTTGTCGACGGCGGATACGCTCAGAATGCCGTTGGCATCAATGTCGAAAGTTACCTCCACCTGTGGTACACCTCGGGAGCAGGAGGGATGCCAGCGAGCTCAAACTTGCCCAGGAGGTTGTTGTCCTTGGTCATGGCTCTCTCCCCCTACACCTGAATTAGCACACCAGGCTGGTTATCAGAGTAGGTGGAGAAGATCTGGGTTTGCTTGCTGGGGATAGTGGTGTGCGTTTGATTAGGCGCCATGACTCCACCAACAGTCTCAATACCGAGAGACAGGGAGcacgtccagcagcagcagatcttgCACTCCCCTGTCACCCATGAGGATGGCAGCCTGGACTGCTGCACCATAAGCCACTGCTTCATCTGGGTTGATACTCTTGTTCAGTTCTCTTCCATTAAAGAAATCTTGCAAGAACTTCTGGATTTTGGGAATTCTTGTGGAGCCACCAACCAGGAcgatttcatggatcttggacTTATCCATCTTGGAATCTTGTATGGCTTTCTCCACTGGCTCCAGTGTTCCCCTGAAGAGCTCTGAGTTGAGCTCCTCAAAGCGTGCCCTTGTGATGGAGGTGTAGAAGTCAATGCCCTCAAACAGAGAGTCGATTTCAATGCTGGCCTGGGTGCTTGAGGACAGGGTCCTTTTCGCTCTCTCACAAGCTGTGCGCAGTCTCCTAACTGCTCTCTTATTTTGGCTGATGTCTTTCttgtactttcttttaaattcctCTAGGAAGTGACTGACCATCCGATTGTCAAAGTCCTCTCCACCAAggtgtgtgtctcctgcagtGGCTTTTACCTCAAAGATGCCGTCCTCAATGGTCAGGATGGACACGTCGAAGGTGCCTCCACCGAGATCAAAGATGAGCACGTTGCGCTCTCCTCTTTTACCTTTATCCAAGCCGTAGGCAATCGCTGCTGCTGTGGGCTCGTTGATGATCCTCAGAACATTCAGACCAGAGATCACTCCAGCATCCTTAGTGGCTTGCCTCTGAGAATCATTGAAATAAGCTGGCACTGTGATGACTGCATTTGAAACCTTTTGTCCCAGGTAGGCCTCGGCTATCTCCTTCATTTTAACCAAGACCATTGACGAGATTTCCTCAGGGTTGAAGGCTTTGGTTTCGCCTTTATACTCCACCTGAACTTTGGGCTTTCCGTTATCACTGATCACCTTGAAAGGCCAAAGTTTCATGTCGGACTGGACGATGGAGTCACTAAACTTTCTTCCGATTAGTCGCTTGGCGTCAAATATTGTATTGGTGGGGTTCATGGCAACCTGGTTCTTGGCAGCATCTCCAATGAGCCTCTCTGTGTCGGTAAAGGCCACATAGCTGGGAGTTGTCCTGTTGCCCTGGTCGTTGGCGATGATCTCCACTTTGCCATGTTGGAAAACCGCAACGCAAGAATAGGTGGTCCCCAAATCAATGCCAATGGATATTCCCTTCGCTGAAGACATCCTGCTTGTTCCTTTAAAGTTCCTACAAAAATTTGgaagaaattaaattacaatgtTTTATCCTACTCATAAAAGCACCAACCACCACAactgaaatcataaaaaaaattgcttaATTACCGATGTCAGTtagcaaaattaaaatgtttgtgttgctatTATTTTGTCCATCAGAGATATACACCTATGTTAAATTTGCAgaaggaaacattaaaaaaaaaaactattacaaACACCAATTTTCTGTAATCAAATAAACTCATTCTCAAATTTCAGTGTTTCTCTAATAGACTGAAATTCACATGATGTCATGATTAATGAAGATACAAAGGCAAAAATGGTTGCATTTGTACTTAAAGTGTCACCATCATGGATAGACTGTAACCTTAGTCTGCACTAATGCCACCATTTAAATCCTGAAACAATCTTAATctaaaaagtaataataagttGCTACTTACTTTCAGAGAGAAGTTCTGTGTCGCTCCGAGAGGTTGAAGGATCTCAGCAGACTCCGTCTTGTGTCGGCTTCTTGTTCAGTGTCTCAAACTAATGCCTGCTCTCACTCAGGCCACTGCTTATATTGTTCCATCCGGGTTTCCAGAACACTCCAAGCTCCTCCCCAAGCTCCTCCCCCGAGCTCAGTGACTAGTGCAGCTGGCTGGTGCGAGAGAGACGGGGAATATTCCAGAATGGGACAGAAGCTTGACGCTCAGCCAGCGGGGCAGACTGTCATAGGAACCCAATGTGGAGAATGTATGTGCAAGGCTCCTTCAAGTGTGGAAGTTTTTCTACCTTAACCATTCACCTCTTTCTCATTTGTCTCAGAATGAACAGTTTCACACATGTAACTGTTAAAGGACTGGCTTTATTGCTGATTGAATGCATTCTTTTACATACTTAGTAGACACTTGTGCATTTTGATCACATGAAATATTTGTTTAGGCGACCCCACCGGGTCAAATTAAGACAGTGACAGTAATGTGGCAAACATAAAGATAATAGTTCTTACAGTAGAGTTACACTTAAcagcagaagcagaggaaagaagagattAAATGTAGCACTGGTGGGTAAATGGAAGCGAGgaatgttcatttatttaaggTCATTTTGGAAATTGAATTGCtgtgaatgatttaaaaaggcACATTCCTAGCATGGCCTGAAAGGTTTTATCCAGTAGAAACACTCTTCAGCGAGACACCACTCTGCTGGGATAAGGGTGAGCAAATGAAAGCTCGGTAGGAAATGAGGAAAGTTATAGAAATGTTTCACTGGCCACCTTCTCCTCAACTTCTTCTGTAATATAATCTGTTATTAGCACAAGAAAAATCTCTGGGTGTTACTAGATCATTCTAGCAAGAACATTGAATGTCAACAGCATGAGTCACGACTTTAAACTGGACTCCAGCCATTCATAGGCTATTGTAACTTCTTAGAATAAACATCACTGGATTGTGTTGTTTACATAACACGTTATACTGTGATTCATCACTGTGCTTTGCTGTAATAAAAGGAATGTCTTGATGTTACCTTTTAGAGCATCTATGCAGATACCATCCAAtgagatcatttaaaaacacatggaacaaaacatttcttaaagAATGTACAGTGTAATACAGAGTTAGATGTGGCTCAGCCTAAACTCTGGCCCCTTAAATGTACTGATAAAATCTTAATGCCATTGACAGACAAACATAAATGTCATGTTCCATTCTTACGGCCCTGATTTGGCACTGTGCGTTAATAGGATTACCGAACAAATCAACAACTCTGTGATCTAGTAAAATAAGCAGTAGCAACTAAGTACATACACATGAAAGCATGCAAGCAGGCTTGGTTTTTCACACACGTGACAAGTCATGTAAAATGTTAGTTggttatatatattatgtttcCTACATATGTTACTCTTCATATTTAATGCTATGTCTGAAGTGCTATTAATAAGTTACATTCAGAATAAGTAAAATAATTCCTCCGTTTTGTAgcaatttagaaaataaaatagatatcTCTGTTTATCCCAGGGCAACTGTGTATTGAGGATCGTACCATCGGACACTTTCATTAATACCTGTGAACGAAACAGAGTGTTATTGTACATATTTGGCTTTAGTACGCAAATACATTGTGGTAAAAAAATATAGGTAGACAATAGTAGATAATAGAAGTACAGCAGTGTGAGACCTACCTGTAGTAGTTTGGTTTGAAGGGGCCATTCTTGTTGAGGCCCATGTACTTGGCCTGCTCGTCAGACAGCTCCGTTAGGTGGGCGTCAAAGTTTGGTAGGTGCAAACTCGCCACATACTCATCTGGAGGAGGGGGACAGATTGTGGGATATATTTCAAATAGAAATGTGCTCTGATGGATCATGTAATTCTACGGTAGAGTCACAGGGTGGCAGCAATGAGTAAAATGCAGGTGAAGTAGTACAAACTTCGTATATAACCTAAAACTGCACATTTTAACTAACTGATATATGTCATTACTCATGTACGGAAGTTTAGGAGAATCTTTTTGTGTCAGTGGAGCCAGCCTTTACCCATTTTCTTTGGCAGGAGATACACATCCTGTTTGTAACGTCCCTCTGGAGCGTTGAATAACTCAATCAGGGCCAGAGCCTACAGAAAAACAGACGTGAAGGATGACAGGAAAGGACATGTTACTACAGAACAGCAGGATGATGTGGTGAGAAGGAAAACTTAATTATCAGCAAAGGCAGAGATGACAAAACTGCTAACCTGAGTTGTAGCAGTGATGGACAACACAAACGTAGGCACAGTGGAGCAGCTCAGATTTAAAAGGCGACCCTGAGAAAAAATGGAGATTGAGTATGAACAGCACGGCACAACAACAGTTCAGAGAGTAAGGTAAATTGTGATCATGAATATTCTAACACTGCAATATTTCACAATAGTAAAAGGCTTCTTAGGCTGGGGTTAATGCAATGTGCAATTTAAAAGGTGCTGTTAAAAGCCATTATCTgtaataaaactgatttaagaTTTGGAGGGATGTAGGGCTGTCGTGGGACATTACCTCTGCCAGAAGGACAACCCTCTTTCCATCCGGCCAGATGATGTGATCCACCTGAGAGCGAACCCTCTCCCAGGTCAGCTCGGGGCTGCGCAGGCTCGCCTGAAGACATAGAAGACAGTCATTCATACAGCTGCACgaccaaatttaaaaaatcaggtAAAAGTAGAATGTGAGATGAGTGATTTATTCATTAACATATCAATATAGAAAACAATCACATAAATCTACGTAAAGATAGAAGACATGACAAAGAGGAAGCCAAACATctagatcgccccctggtggctggttgcagtataggtcataaacccatcCCTTCCATGTtcgcagatgggacatgggcaaacacttcaaatacatttttccacatAGTTTTTGCTTTAATTGATGATGTTAATCATCCAGTCTCTTCTCTTGAATATAAAAGGATCGAATAGACATGTTTGGTAAAAGAGAGGCGATTTAGAGAAGCCTCTCTTTTATCCTGGATTTCTAAACTGGGCATTTAAAGCCAGAGAAAGTTAAATGAGCAATTGGACAAGAAGAGTCCACTCCATCATATTTCATATCATTTGTTTTAGAACAGTTGGTTAGGAAACTTCCAGTGTTTTCATATGTGAAGAGAAAAGCTCTGTGATGTTCTACTTCCATTTGACTTTTATTGAAGCCACTGGTCTGCACCCCACTATGTGTGCATACCTGGaaatttaaatagaaatgttCCTGGCACACATACTGCATATCCAACAGACTAGTACACACACAGCTACATCGACTTATTACCACATCGATCTCAGTATTGGAATGTCCCATGTTGCAGACAATGCAGCCGTTCTTCATTCGGTCCAGCTGTTCTCTGGTGACCACATTCTTGTTGCCTATATTTTAAGAGTAAAAAAGCAAATCAATGAAGTAGGAGTGAGTCATGTTCGCAGAgactgaacattttatttaaatgacttaaaaaaacatgtaaattatgattgtgtttcctctcactTGACTAACACACTGAGCCAAAAAGCCTTTTGGCTATCAGATTAAAAAAGTCAGTTTGTTACCCTGAGACCTAAAATGGGATATTTAAATGAGATGCACATAGTGTGCTGGAAACACTGTGATTATCGAAGCAGAAGTAATGGATGTCACTGCATGGTGCAGCGTACCAGTGCAAGTTATCACCACGTCCATCTGTCGAATGACTTCGCTCAGCTTAACCACTCTGAAACCGTCCATGCTGTGTGGATACATATACAGATATGTTTTAGTCcaagcagcacaaacacactgacagaagcGTAAAACAACTGATCATTAAATATTGTTCTTTTAGCATCACAGCTAATGTGATGCACAACATAGACACAGTACAACTAAGGGTGTACGTTCAATGATGGAGCGGTGCTGTCTGGTAATGGTTAGTGACTCACCATGCCTGCAGGGCACAGATGGGGTCAATCTCAGTGATGCACACAATAGCTCCAAGAGCTTTAAGAGCAGTGCAGCAGCCTTTCCCCACCTACAGACCAATACAAAACAATTGTGTCGACACTGGGTTATGACAATATttgtaaacataaatatataatgtgtaaaaagttctgcagcagtgaaaatttaaaataaaaataaaagagtgatTCACCTCTCCATAACCACACACCACGACTTGTTTGCCTCCAAACATGATATCTGTGGTTCTCTTCAAGCTGGCAGAtacaagcaaaataaaacacttgaatgCATCGTCATACTTCAAATACAATAAGTCTtccaaacacaataaataaaaacaataagtcTATCAAAAAAGCAACAGCATCGTGATCATAAACAATGACAAGTTCTCTGGATGATTTATTCTCCTCACCCGTCCAGGATAGATTCACGGCAGCAGTAAAGGTTGTCGAATTTCTGCTTGGTGACTGAGTCGTTCACATTCATGGCAGGGACACACAGCTTGCCAGCCTTGGACAACTGGTACAATCTGAGAGGACACATGAGAAAAGATGTTCAGGCAgatatggacacacacacacaacagacgtACAACATatccaaacacaaactgagcgGCACTCCTGTATGACCTTACACTTTCTGGAAGGCCTGGATAATTGATTCCACTGAGAGttgtacagtacatgtgcagCTGCTGTGAGCTGCAGTCCAGCTCTATCATGTTTCTCAAATAGGCTCGAGCTCAGACCAGTGACCTTTTCGATCTATAGAGTCACTGTGTATTAATACGAATATGATTTACACAACTGTCTTTGATACTGTGCTGACACAGTATATGTAAATCATCAGAAACTGCTTCCGTTGGGAGCTTGGTTGCTTCAAGCTCAACTCCATCTAGaggagaaaatataaatacCTCAAAGGGATTTTAAAAGCAGCTTAACTCAGTTAAATACAGTGCTACAATTTAGTAGCTTTTATTAGCTATGTGCATCAGTCACAAAGCTGCTAATTCCTTTTTATATGGGGAGTGGAACAATTTATTGGTGAAAACATATGATAAATACAGATAAACCGCACTGATAGAAAAGGAACAGCAGTCAGGAGACAGTATGTAGGACGTATGTAAACAGGTACGAACACATTTATCTGCAACGATGAAGAGTTACTTAAGATCTTATATCCTCACTCATTAAAGCCATTTTCTGACTTGTCTAATGGAGgaagtccggagaattgggtccagactttctccagaggtttcctttcaaacatgcacaactcagcgggagattctctgctcggacgcgttcacaacagcaggtAGAGGTGAGATGTAACGTATTAATTCTACTGTAGAGATcgcatattttttatttacagcacatcaacaccagcgtcggctcttatcaacacaaactctcttgacatctttgtcagtaTCCTCTACGTGTATTCTACATGGTGATTTTTAATCcggatatatttgtttttcgTCTGTCACAATCATCAACCATCAAGCATCATTAACTCCCTCACTCGCTCctggtgaatcctgcagaggatttcctgctgtgtcctcacatcggctcctccggagtttctgcggactttatacTGAGGAAGcaaggtggagaaagtctgcagaaactccagaggatctcactgggacatttgcattcacagacacacacccccTCTGGAGAAACTGGTTAAACTGCCCACTTTTTTAGTTACTTGAGTAAATTTGGGTGTTGAAGGCAAAATTTATAAGCAAGATTTTATTATGCCACAGCACAAAACGACCATAAAATAACTTCAGGGGTCTGATCAATACCAATAAACCAAGAAATACTGCTGcagtctttattatttattgtccCATTATTTGCTGTATTAAGCAAAAGTAAAACGAGGACATTTCTTGCCAACAGTCATTGCTTTGGCAACCATCCACACTATACAAATAGAGTTCCTGTGTACCAATAAACAAAGCAGCAAATTTAATTTGACCAGACAGAAGATGGTGgcataaaatacaaaaagagaCAGTGATTTTTCTAGAGACATTATTTCTTCCCATCTCACCTGTGCACCCCAGTGACACTCTCCTCTACGATGCCCCGGACTTTCTTGAAGACACTGGGATACTTCTTGTACACCCAGTGGGTTAAGTCTCCGCCATCGTCCAGGATCTAAGGGAAACTAATCAGCATCagttaacaacaacaaagatgACCTTCACAATAAAACGTCTGTGACACCATAGCAGAGCCCGGGGATAGAAGAGATAGAGGAGAACAGACTAAGACTGGTATATCATGGGATTGTCAGACTGGTACCATATTGGCCTGCCAGCCCTCCGTGTTGACACAGCGATCGATGCACCACCAGAAGTCATCCTCTGACTCACCCTTCCATGCAAACACAGGTACTCCtgcaagaaacaaaacacacacacacctaatggCTACGAcggacagcagagcagaggactGGAAACTGCACATGCAACAGATCCATTAGAACAGCATCACACAGTGAAAGCACATGTGCAGATTAGATGCTGTTTGGTTTCAGGTCTTATTTGGGTTCATGCATCTTTACTGTCAAAAGTGTTTGTTTCACAACACTTTTTATTGCATTACAGACGTCCATACTGGACTATAATTAGCGTTTCTAGTAAACAAAGACCTAAGGTGACAAGCATCAGACTTTCCAGAGAAGAGGATCTCACCTGTTTCAGCGAGCGCAGCAGCCACCTCATTCTGAGTGGAGTAGATGTTACAGGCAGTCCAGCGACACTGGGCCCCGAGGGCGACCAGGGTTTCAATCAGGACCTGAGACGGAACCACAGGATATACAGTTACATGGAAAGGTTGCAGTGATAAAGAGGAGAAGGACGTGACAATCACAGCGATCTGCAGTGAACAGTATGAGTGGACTTACTGCTGTCTGAGCAGTGATATGGGTGCAGCCTACTATCTTCGCCCCAGCCAGTGGCTTCTCCCCCTGGGCTCTCTTCCTCAAGGAGATCAGGGCAGACATGTCTGGGGAGGAACAGATTTAGAAAGTTGAAGGAAGCTTACAGGACAAAGAGCTCAGCATTTGTTTTTTGGGAGCGAGAAGAACGATGTGCAGTGGTTTGACTGTAAAATTGAAAATGATTGAACAACAGTGTCAGCAACAGATGTTGCCGTTCAAGCTTTAAGTCTGAAGAATTCTTGACAAGCACTCGCACCTACTTCTCACTCACATGTTTAATGTaaacagccagagagagaggacagaggggggGGAGTACATACAAACAGCTCAGATGGAAGAGGATGTATCAGAAGAAGTAAATAGGTAATGTCTCATGTTTTCAGAGTAATTAAGAACGTTTGGTTATATACTGTTTGAAAATCAGGAGTAGTGGACCTTTATCAAACTGTGCTGAGCCACAAAACAGATGCCATATGATATACATCTGGGAACATAGTCACACCACTGGAAGGTCAAAGCTCTCTTTGTATTGATGGCTGATACACTAAGTACATTAGTGCCTCCCTATGATTGCAGAGGAGACTAAACTCAAACCCATTGTGATCAAAGGTCCCATGATTATGTTATacaatattttctattcaaaatGGAAAATCATTGATAGGTTTTTTGAGCTATACCTTGTTCTGCGATCTCTATTTCTCGGCGGCCAAATTCAGCCTGCTTGATGTTCTTCACACAGAAGTCGCTGCTGCCATGGGTGTTGACCTGGGCTTTGTCCCGGGGGGAGGTTTCATCATCCGAGCTGTCGGTGTAGGATGCAGCTGGGAAATTGAGAACACAAAAGGTCACTATGCTGGAATGCATACAAAAGAGCCAATTATGAAATGTATACTTCAAATCCATTGTAAGAAAGTTGGAGCTTGTGTACGTGTTGTTTTTCCTGTATGCacgtctgttgtgtgtttattgcaaacgtgtgtgtttataaatgtgttgcaTTTATGGACAGCACATACGTCAATAATCATACAGAAAACTCATCAGTTAGTTAGTTTTATCTAACTGACTAATCAAGTGGTGGAGTGAAGCTTTCAGGTGTCCGTTACCTGAGCTGTAGCTGTCTGTGGAGGACTGCGAGATGGACCGGGAGAGGGAGCGGCGGCCGGCCTTGGTGGGGTACTTACTGAATTCCTGtttgtcctctgtgtttgcaAACTGGATCtggtgaggaaaaaaaaacaggacaaaatGTTACAGAATGTGAGCAGCATATGTGgtatctaaaataaaaaacctaATAGCCAGAGCGTTCATTCTTCTTCCAACAGAAAGGCAAGGCTTCTATTCTCCACATCATCACGTTGTACACTCAAGATGGCATTGTTATGTTCCATTACGTGTggtgaaaaatgtgtttattattatgcGCAGTGGTGCCAGAAACTTGtcgagaggagcagagaaaaattgGCAGATCTCAAAAGAATTGTAAGTACAGAAATATCTTGTACATGTTCATATGTTTAGCGATCTTTTGgatcaatgtgttttatgtgtttatttagcAACATTTGAATaagattttttaattaaatattatattgacatgagtttatattatttattgctTATAAATTAGGTGGACTATTTATATTGCAGAGCTCAAAGGGTCAACGTCGTGACATTATGAAATCAGGGGAGTGAGGAGCAAAAAataccatcatcatcaacacatATAAACAGTGATAAACCCTCTGTTATTTGCAGTAATGTGTTCACACTCTCATAAGTTAACAATTTAGCTCATTTTGATGGTTCGGCCACAAGAAGTATAAATTCGAAGGTAAATTGCCTGAGCATGTAACAGTAAATCACAGGTGGCTCAGGGAAAAAAGAGCTGTTGCCTATTTTTAGATGCTCCATGCTGTTCTGTGATTTGTGCTTTGTTCAAAACCACAGGCTtcggttgttgttgtggtgaaTCGTGTCGATCTGACCCTTCAAAGGGCCCAAGATCAAACACCTGGAAACACATATCGTGGATCAGCACACAGCTATCTTGGATATTCACTGGATGAGcctttatcccccccccccaaaaaaaaagttCAGTCTTAACTGTCCAGTGACTGATGTTACAACATACATTGATCTGGGTCATTTCATTCAGATACTAAATAAAAGCCAGCGTCTAGTATGACTTTGGCTCTTTTTAGGGCTTGGAAAGGCTAAAATCAGATTAAAAACCTGACAAATACACTGCGTTAATTCAACACCCTGTAATTATCATAATCAGgctgcaggcagcagcagtaaaCAGCACTCAGCTGTCAACATTAGAAACAGGAGGAAGACCTAACCTTCAGGTTCTTTAGTAAACTGGGTCAGTTAGGACAGTGAGGAGTCACTTGGTAAAAGTCCAGCAGAGCAGTCTATCTACACTGATCCTGACAATGatgacctctgccaaggaggtcatgtttcatgtgcatgtttgttttgtttgtctgctagCAGGGTTATGTAAAAAACTACTCTACAGATTACTgaaaaacctggtggaaggatgtggtatgggtcaggaaaaaaaacattatattttggtgcagatccagatcagggagaTTCATGTCACAAATGTAGCGAGGTCGGAAATAATCTGCAGAAATGATTCACAGTAACTTCACATATGTAGAAGTCCAGGAAGATAAAGCTGCAGGTCCTATTTCGATGTCACCTAGCCCTGTGAAGAAACAGGACTGTAAGAAATCGACTGTTTCTAGACAACGTCATGAGTAGTCACATTACTCAGCATTTTACTGTAATAGGATGTTTGCAGGAGGGTTTTGGTTCTGAAAACCGGTCTGTTTGCCCCATGAATTCAACTGATCTGTATATCTTTCTGACTGATGTTGGTAAGAGATATTCTACTGTGGGGTTTTATAGAATAAATGCTAATACAAAAGATACCTTGTTGAGGGGAGAAGATGAGAAATCTACCAGTCTGCCTCCCAAGAAAACCTTTGTTGCTTAATGACAAACGTGttatcattttctttatctatcttttatgaaaaatatataatttaggTTTATCATACAacttcattttttcttttatatcttttgtATAAGAACTGGACAGTCGTGTGTAGGATTGTTCACCCTTCGCAGATGTATACGCTGAACTATtacttgatttttttcccaCGTTTCTTCCTTAACCTCTTCATTCACTCCTC contains:
- the ahcyl1 gene encoding S-adenosylhomocysteine hydrolase-like protein 1 isoform X1, whose translation is MTESVVDSKAEVKQATKYVKETENVAEKYSALTVSKNSSDVNMNVGEMPSAAFTAVPTLKSVKKIQFANTEDKQEFSKYPTKAGRRSLSRSISQSSTDSYSSAASYTDSSDDETSPRDKAQVNTHGSSDFCVKNIKQAEFGRREIEIAEQDMSALISLRKRAQGEKPLAGAKIVGCTHITAQTAVLIETLVALGAQCRWTACNIYSTQNEVAAALAETGVPVFAWKGESEDDFWWCIDRCVNTEGWQANMILDDGGDLTHWVYKKYPSVFKKVRGIVEESVTGVHRLYQLSKAGKLCVPAMNVNDSVTKQKFDNLYCCRESILDGLKRTTDIMFGGKQVVVCGYGEVGKGCCTALKALGAIVCITEIDPICALQACMDGFRVVKLSEVIRQMDVVITCTGNKNVVTREQLDRMKNGCIVCNMGHSNTEIDVASLRSPELTWERVRSQVDHIIWPDGKRVVLLAEGRLLNLSCSTVPTFVLSITATTQALALIELFNAPEGRYKQDVYLLPKKMDEYVASLHLPNFDAHLTELSDEQAKYMGLNKNGPFKPNYYRY
- the ahcyl1 gene encoding S-adenosylhomocysteine hydrolase-like protein 1 isoform X3 — encoded protein: MAHKHGHGRERIQFANTEDKQEFSKYPTKAGRRSLSRSISQSSTDSYSSAASYTDSSDDETSPRDKAQVNTHGSSDFCVKNIKQAEFGRREIEIAEQDMSALISLRKRAQGEKPLAGAKIVGCTHITAQTAVLIETLVALGAQCRWTACNIYSTQNEVAAALAETGVPVFAWKGESEDDFWWCIDRCVNTEGWQANMILDDGGDLTHWVYKKYPSVFKKVRGIVEESVTGVHRLYQLSKAGKLCVPAMNVNDSVTKQKFDNLYCCRESILDGLKRTTDIMFGGKQVVVCGYGEVGKGCCTALKALGAIVCITEIDPICALQACMDGFRVVKLSEVIRQMDVVITCTGNKNVVTREQLDRMKNGCIVCNMGHSNTEIDVASLRSPELTWERVRSQVDHIIWPDGKRVVLLAEGRLLNLSCSTVPTFVLSITATTQALALIELFNAPEGRYKQDVYLLPKKMDEYVASLHLPNFDAHLTELSDEQAKYMGLNKNGPFKPNYYRY
- the ahcyl1 gene encoding S-adenosylhomocysteine hydrolase-like protein 1 isoform X2, producing MTESVVDSKAEVKQATKYVKETENVAEKYSALTVSKNSSDVNMNVGEMPSAAFTAVPTLKSVKKIQFANTEDKQEFSKYPTKAGRRSLSRSISQSSTDSYSSAASYTDSSDDETSPRDKAQVNTHGSSDFCVKNIKQAEFGRREIEIAEQDMSALISLRKRAQGEKPLAGAKIVGCTHITAQTAVLIETLVALGAQCRWTACNIYSTQNEVAAALAETGVPVFAWKGESEDDFWWCIDRCVNTEGWQANMILDDGGDLTHWVYKKYPSVFKKVRGIVEESVTGVHRLYQLSKAGKLCVPAMNVNDSVTKQKFDNLYCCRESILDGLKRTTDIMFGGKQVVVCGYGEVGKGCCTALKALGAIVCITEIDPICALQACMDGFRVVKLSEVIRQMDVVITCTGNKNVVTREQLDRMKNGCIVCNMGHSNTEIDVASLRSPELTWERVRSQVDHIIWPDGKRVVLLAEGRLLNLSCSTVPTFVLSITATTQALALIELFNAPEGRYKQDVYLLPKKMDEYVASLHLPNFDAHLTELSDEQAKYMGLNKNGPFKPNYYR